The DNA sequence TATCAGAAACTTTCGTAATGTTTAATACATCACTTGCCGGGTTAGGATATAATTGGATACCATCATTTTTAATAACAGTTTCAGAAGTTCCCAATGTTGCAGTTGCTACAACATTATAATCTTCAGCTTCTCCATAGCTAAGTGTTCCACAAGGACCTGTTAAAGAAGCTCCAGCATTAGAAGGACCTCCATATAACAATACAACTCTCATTCTCATAGGCTGACCTGTCACTGCTGACTGAGGAACTGTAAATGAACCTGTAATAGGACCTGTTATTGCTCCAACAGGATAGTTAAGAACTCTTTCGGAGCTTTCAAATACACCATTCTTATTAAAGTCGATCCAAGCAGCTACTGTATCAACATCTGGAGTTCCAATAGTAACTGAAATTGGATAAGTACTACCTTTTATTACATTAATCTGAAGAGCAGGGTTATTTGTATAGTCGGTATAAGCACTTCCTACAGATGTGTTATTTATATTTGCAACTGTTACGTTAGAAATAAACTCATCATCTATATTAGTTGCCTGAGTTACACAATACGTCAAAGTCTGTATTGTAAAGTTTGTAGACGGAGAATAAGTACCCGTTGTACCACTACATACAGTAGCTACTTGTACTTCATAGATTCCACCTTCAGCTAAACTATTTAATGTTGTATAAGCTGTATTTAAACTCACTTCAGTCCAGCTAGTTTCACTTACCTTTTTGTAACGCAATTTATACGTAGCACCTACAACAGGCTGCCATGTAACATCTGCAGAATGCGCTGTTATGTTTGTTACCACAAGATTTGTAGGAGCATTTCCGTTACAAGGCGCAAGTGTAGTAACCATTATTGATTTTACAGTATAGAATATATTTCCGATTGATGAAATTCTCACCTTGATCGTTTGTCCATTCAAAGAAGATGGGAAAGTATAATTTTCAGAACCATCATTTGGAGTTGATGCTGATAATACCGTCCATGTTGTTCCATTGTCAGTTGTGTAATCAATCTTCACATTCGCTACATTGTATGGAGCTGCAGTAGTATTCGCAACATTCCATTCTATCGCAGAAGGAACATTGTTATTTACATAAAAATTATTGATCTTAAATGGACCATCACTTCCCACAACAACAGTTTGTTCTGCATACTGAGTCTGCTGCTGATTAGCTGCCGGGTTATTATCTCTTACTGTTACAGAGAATTTTGTAGTTCTCGGTACCATAGAAACAGATTCCCATTGATTATTAGAGTTATTTAAAACTCCAGACATTACAGACGCAAATTTAGGGAAATATCTAGTTGGGCTTGTACTAGGTGCAACTGATCTAAAAGAAGCTCCTGTAGAAGTTGTACCTAAATTAGCATTATTAATAACAACATTTGCATTATCTACCTCTTCCCAGCTATATGTCAATGGATCATTTTCAGCATCTGTTGCAGAAGCCGTTAATACAAATGCAGTCCCTAAAGGAATATTATAAGTCGGCAACGCAGCAATAACAGGTGGGTTATTTGCTATATCTGTTTCTATATCACAAGTTTTTGCAATTAAGTTAGCCTGAACCTGCTTAATACTTGCAATATGAAAATATGGATCAGAATGAGGCTGTACATCGGTAGTAGGACCTGTGATACCAGCATATCCCATAATTGTAGTTCCTGAGCCTGGTTCCATGTTTACACCAGAGGGTTCTAAGCTGTGTGAGAAAGTATGGTTTGCTCCCAATTGATGCCCCATTTCATGAGCTACATAATCAATATCAAAAGTATCTCCTGAAGGTGGGTGCAAAGCAGAAGCATTTACTGTTCCAGTTGCTGGAGATGTAATTCCCGCACCTTTCCCTAAAGAATTGTTATTTGCTGGTGCAATACATACACAACCGATACAACCAGCATTTCCACCACCACCAGAGGCACCAAATAAGTGACCGATGTCATAATTAGCACTTCCTACAACAGTAGTAAGCTGCTGCTGTAAAGACAAATTCCAAGAACCCGGAGGCGCTAAAGGGTTTGTAACAGTCGCATAAGGATCTGTTGCTGCATTATCAAAAATTAGAGTTGGATAACTTAAAACATTTAAATGTAATGCAAAATCTTTTTCGAAAACAGCATTTACTCTCGTCACTGTAGCATTAATTTGCGCAAGCGCATTAGCCACACCTCCGAAATACGCAGTATACTCACCAGTAACTGACATAGCCAATCTCATTGTTCTATACTTCTTGTCAGAAGTTTTAGAAAAACTAGTAGGTTGATTGGTAAAAGACTTTCCGTCTTTCAACAATTCTTTAATTTGATTTTGTGATACTGGATCTTCTTCTGTTGAACACAAGAAACCATTCTCATTTTTCTTTGTTTTAGGGTGTACACCATACACTGTTTTATCAGCATTCACCGCATCAATAAATTCATATCTACCGTTCTGAATGATCATTGATTGGAAATCATTTGGAGCAACAGAGAATCTCAGATATTTACTCGGATCATCCAAACTAACTCCAGCATAAGATCCTAACTGATACTGATCAGCAAAATCTTTTGTCATTACCGGGAAGCTATAAACAGCAAATCTTTCAATTTTTCCACCCAAAGTAGGAAGTAAAATTTCTACAGGTTTAGAATTAGGCCCCATTTCCTGAGCACTTCTAAGCTGTGATTTTATTTTGTCAAGATCGAGCTTGTAATAACCTCGGACATAATTTGATCCTAGTTTCGCCCCTCTTTCATAAGTCGTAGGAGTCCATTGCGCCATGGCAGAAACTCCTATCAAACTACAAAATAAAGTAGTAAGTAGTTTTTTCATAAATTAATCTTTTTTTAAATTCACATTTAACAAAAATAGAAAAACTTAAACATATATTTAACATAAAATATGATAAATATAAAAATAGATTAATTACGTTTTGAAACACATTAAAATACCATAATTTTATTATATAATTCAAAATAAAAAACCCGTACAAAAAGTATTAAAAAATCATACTTGAAGATACAATACTTGAAATAAAAACAAAAAAGACTACTCAAATTTACGAATATACAAATCAAATAAAAACCCTACTACTTTACAGGAGTAAGGTCAAATATTTTAATTAAAAATTAAATTAGCTTAATATTAAGGTATTATTAATATAATTCACTATTACAAAAAAAATAAAGGTAATCACGTAAAAGAGGGTATACGATCCCCTTATCTACTAACTTTGAGGAAGAAATATTCCTTAAAGAATCTAAATCTGATGTCGATTACAAAAATAAACCTGAACTTTGGTTCAGGTTTATATAAAAATTAAAATTTATATGCTATATTCCAGGAGAAGCCCATATTGAATTTAGATGAACTTCGGCCAAAGCCCGGAACTATCATAGGCTGTATATCATCCTGCTTTGTGGTAAAAACCATATACTTCGGTTGCAGGTTGACGTCTATATAAAAATTAGACTCAAACAACTGAACCCTGCCTCCTATCACTCCTTCAAGCCAATAGGAAGACTGAGTAGAGGACGGAAAGGCTACAGAAGAAGCACTTCCTCCAAATCCCCGAACAGGTATTGCCATATACTCCTGGGTATAAAATGAACCCCCTGCTTTCCCTCCTGCATAAAAACCATTAAATTCATTTTCCGGATCACTGGCAAGCATATAAAAAACACCAAGTTTTACAAAAGGTCCATTTACCTTGGCATCATAGCCATTTTTTTGATAAACATTCTTTTCAAAACCCGCTTCTGCAATACCATGTAAACTCCCTTTTATTTTTGAGGATATAAATCCCTGATATAATTTTCTATCTGAAAAGAAGGCACTCCCCGTATTGAGAACATCAAAACCAACCATAAAATTAGGTTCATACTTCCATTTTTCTTTCTTAGGTTCTACTTTAGTTTTTTTCTGCTGAGCATAACCCAGGAGACTTAATGCACTAAAAAAGAAGGTAAAGATTAGTTTTGTCTTCATTCTCTATATTATTTTGTACAATTTCAACTTTCTTCACAGGATTATCAGGTGTTGGTAATTCAGAATTTAAGTTTTCATACGTTTTTTTCAATCCACATCCGGGAGAAACATATTTTGATTTAGTGGTATAGCTTATTCTAACTTTTGATTCCGCCCCCTTAACGGTCAACCTGAAATAGACATCTGTGTAAGGTGAATCATCCACTCTTAAAGGTACTAATCTGGAGCTGATTTTTTGCAGCTTTCCCAATTGTACTTTACCGGAGCCATAATCCACAGCTACATAAAGAGAATCTAATGTTATGACTTTATCATTCTCTGCATTCTTAAATGCAATTTTCATTCTAGGGGTTCCTTCACCACTTTCGCAGATATCATCATCCCCGCCACAAGAGCAAAGCATTCCCAGCATTAAAGTCAATAAGAGAAATTTAAAATATTTCATAATAATATTTAAACTCAAATTTAGGTAAATTATTTTTTTATAAGCAATGCAATATTCTCAACATGATGAGTTTGAGGGAACATATCCACCGGTAATATCTTTACAACATTGTAATGATCCTTCATCAAAGCCAGATCTCTTGCCTGAGTTGCAGAATTACAGCTTACATACACCACTTTTTCAGGAGAAAGTTTTAAGATCTGCTCTACAACCTTCTGATGCATCCCGTCTCTTGGAGGATCTGTAATGAGTACATCAGCCTTTGGATGATTTTCTAAGAATTCATCATTAAAGACATTTTTCATATCTCCACAATAGAAAGTGCAATTGGTAAGACCATTTAATTCAGCATGTTCAATAGCTGCATTAATAGCTTCCTGAACTGACTCTATTCCGATCACCTGCTTTGCTTTTCTGGCTACATATTGCGCAATAGTACCTGTTCCCGTGTAAAGATCATAGACAACTTCATCACCTTTCAGGTCGGCAAACTCTAACGTTTTTCTGTACAGTTCCAAAGCCTGCTTGTAATTGGTTTGAAAAAAAGATTTTGGTCCGATTTTAAACTTCAGCCCATCCATCTCTTCCATTAAAAAGCCCTCTCCAAAATAAACATTAATATCTAAATCGTAAATGGAATCATTTTGTTTTGGATTAATAGCGTAGACCAAGGTTTTAATTTGTGGAAACTTACTTAATAAAAACTCAAAAAGCTTCTCTCTGTTTTCAGCCTCTTCTCTGTAAAGCTGAAACAAAACCATCCATTCTCCTTTGGAGTTTTGCCTCATCATCAAAGTTCTCAAAAATCCTTCCTGATTTCTTACATCAAAGAAATCAAATCCATTTTCAACTCCGTAATTTTTCACTGCCAGACGGATCGCATTTGACGGATCCTCCTGAAGGAAACATTCTTTAAGATCTAGAATCTTACTCCACATCCCCGGAATATGAAAACCTAAAGCATCCTTGCTGCCAAAGTTTTCTTCTGAGCTTATTTCATACTGTGTAAGCCATCTTGCATTTGAAAATGAGAATTCCATTTTATTCCTGTAGAAATACTGTTCCTCAGCACCCAGGATCGGAATGGTTTCAAAATCTTCAATTCCACCAATCCTTTTTATATTATTGTAAACTTCCTCCTGTTTAAAATCCAACTGCTTTTCATAGCTCATATTTTGCCATTTGCAGCCGCCACAAATTCCAAAGTGAATACATTTAGCATCTACCCTAAATGGAGACTTCTCAACAACCTCAAGAGTTTCAGCCTCAAAATATTTAGATTTAGACTTTTTAACTCTTGCATTAACAACATCTCCCGGAATACCTCCTGAAACCAAAACCGTCTTCCCTTCCTCTGTTTTTCCTATGGCTACTCCTTTAGCACCTGCGGTTAAAAGTTTAATATTTTCAAGAATAATATCTTTCTTCTTTCTCATTCCCTAATTTCTATTTTTTCTATATAATGATGTCACCTTTCGGCTTCATTTTGCAAAAATACAATAAAAAAAACCTTATCCTAGGATAAGGTTTTTCATGTATGTTAAAGTTTACTATTTTGTTGGAACTGGCTGAGGATTTGCAGATTGAGGATTCACCTGCTGAGCAGATGGATCAGCTCCAAAACCTGGCTGTAACTGAACATTAGGATTAGCCTTTGGAGCGGAAAGCCCTGTTAGTTTATCCAAAATGGTTACCAATTCAGGTTCTCCCAGATTAACAAAAGATCTGCTGGCAATCTTTCCGTCTTTGTCTATGATCACAAAGCAAGGAAGTTTAAATCCATAAATACCATATTTTTTAGCAACATCAGAATTCAATCCACCATCACCATAAACATTAGTCCCCTGGATTCCTTTTAGTAAAGAATTGCTTGTTTTCACAAACTGATCCTTCGTATCATCAACATTTACAAATACAAAATTCATTTTAGATTTATAAAAATTAACAACTTCTTTTAACACAGGAACTGTAGCTTCACTAATATATGGATTCCAAGATGCATAGAAAAACAACATATAAGGTTTCCCTTTATTTTCAGAAATCTTATACGATTTTCCGTCTTGTTTTACTAAAGATGCTTCAGGAGCAACTTCTCCAACCTTCACTCCATTTACAGCAATCTGAATTTTATTAAGATCACCCTTAATCGTAGCATCCTTGATATCTTCATCAATGATTTTTTTGATTTTGTCTGTAACTTTAACAGGTGAACCTGGATGGATATCAGACTGAGCCATTACAAAAGCTAAAAGATAATCTTTAGCAGTTTGAGAAATATCCTTTTTTGTCTTTAAATATTGTGTAAATAATTCTGAAGTAGTAACATCAGTCTTATTTTTACTATTTGCTTCCGCATATTTTTGAAAATCAGGACTCATTTTAGCCAATAAATACTGTCTGTAATAAGGGTTTTCCTTAATCATCGTTTCTTTATTTTCCTGAAGTTTATTTTCATAATCAGTGAAAGCCTTTCCTACTTTGAATGAAGGATTACCAGACCCCTGTCTCATTTCATACTGACTGATAATAGATAATAAAGTACTTGAAAGATCATTCTTCTTCCATTGCACTACTTCATTATCCGGACTGAATTTTTTAACGTTCTCTTCAATATTGTTATTGATATCTTTTTCAACTTTCTGTATCCCCGCAAGAAAACCTCTTTCATCCTTGGTCATTAGCTCATTCATGTTTACCGTCTGAGCATAGTTGGTAAGATATTTTTGGGAAGCTGTAAAGAAATCATTATTCTTTTTTGCATCACCCGTAATAACATAATCATTTGGGAAGTTCATTCCACTTCCTGAAATATTAAGAGTCTGCCCTCCTTTTAGGTATACCAAATTTTGCTTTCCAGCATAAGAAATAAGATACATCCCATTTTTAGGAGCTTCAAAACTTCCAGAGAATGTCCCATCATTTTTCACTCCAATATTTGCTAAGGGCAATGTGGCGACTCCTGAAGCTTCGATAAATTCAATTCTTTCCAGTGGAGATCCGCCTGTTATTTTTCCTTTTACTTCTACTTTTTTAGAGCAAGACATTACAAATATTGCAATGATAAACAATAAAAGATATTTTTTCATTTTGATTTTTATAATTAAACAAAAATAAGTTTTTCAATATACTTAATACAATTAAATAGTACTTTTTATGAAAGATTTAACTAAAAAAATCGTCATCCTATAAGGAGACGATTTTTTCATTGAGCTGAACTCGTTTTATCCTTTATCAACCAGCGCTGACATGTACTCTCTGTTCATTCTGGCAATATTTTCCAAAGAAATTCCTTTTGGACATTCTACCTCACAAGCACCTGTATTTGAACAGTTACCAAATCCTTCTTCATCCATTGCCTTTACCATATTAAGAACTCTCCTTTTTGCTTCAACTCTACCCTGAGGAAGTAATGCATATTGAGAAACCTTTGCTCCTACAAATAGCATCGCAGAACCATTTTTACAGGTAGCCACACAAGCTCCGCATCCGATACATGCAGCAGCATCCATAGCTTTGTCTGCATCTTCTTTAGGAACTAGTATTGCATTTGCATCAAGTGTATTTCCAGAGGTATTCACAGAGATGAAACCACCTGCTGCCATCACTCTGTCAAACGCACTTCTATCCACCATTAAATCCTTAATTACAGGGAAAGCAGCACTTCTCCAAGGTTCAATAACGATTGTTTCACCGTCTTTGAACATTCTCATGTGAAGCTGGCAAGTCGTGATACCCGTATCCGGACCATGAGCTCTACCATTAATATAAAGAGAACACATTCCGCAGATTCCTTCACGACAGTCGTGATCAAATGCGATAGGTTCTTTTCCTTCGTTAATTAAATTTTCATTAAGGATATCCAACATTTCTAAGAATGAAGAATCTGTTGATACATCCGATATTTTATAAGTCTCAAACTGACCTTTGGTTTTGTTATTCTTTTGTCTCCAAATTTTCAGCGTAAGATGTAAGCCTTTTTTTGCACTCATAATGTTATATTTATAGATTGGAGATTATTTTGTAGGTTTATCTGCGTTTTCGAATTTCATATCAGCAAGGAGGTTCAAAACCTTATTCGATTTTTTATCCTTTAATTCCTGATACTTTGCCATTGCTTTTGCAATATTCTCAGATTTATCATCGTCTGATTTGGCATATATCTTTTTAGTATCATTCTTTACAACCTGATAGAACAGTTTTTTATCTCTAAATTCAGCCGGGTTCAATGGTTTAAGGCTCACGCCTGCCACAAAAGCACCCATTTGTCCTTCTGCATTTAAAACATATACTGAATTAGGTTCCAGATTTGCTTCTACATAATCTCTGTTTTCTGAACTTGCCCAAAACAAGTGCTGTCCTGGCTCACATTCATAAACTAAATACTTTCCACTAGCAATTGATCCTAAAAATACATCTTTATCATACACTCTGAAGTTGATCAAAAAACCAGCTCCCGTTTTTAATATGTATACTAAAGATTTTCCTTCAGAAGGTTTATCAATTGCCTGAGTCGTTACTTTTTGAGAAAAAACAGTAGAAAATCCAAAGAGAACTACAAAAAACAATATTACTTTTTTTAAACTCTCCATATTTATTATTTGTAGCTTCTTGTTTTAACCTCGATGTTGTCATATATCAAGTCTTCTTTATGCAGAATCTCATGATTGATATCTGCTCCCTGATATTCCCAAGCTCCAACGTACTTGAAGTTTACGTCATCTCTTTCTGCTTCTCCATCCGGAGTTGAGTGATCTTCACGGAAATGTCCACCACAAGATTCGTTTCTATGTAATGCATCGATAGCCATTAACTGTCCAAGTTCCAGGAAGTCTGCCACTCTGAAAGCTTTTTCAAGTTCAGTGTTCATTCCTTCTCCTTCTCCAGGAACTTTTACATTTTTCCAGAAGTCATTTCTCACTTCTTCGATTTCCTTAATAGCTTCTCTTAATCCTTCAGGCGTTCTTCCCATTCCAACTTTGTTCCACATAATATTTCCTAATTGCTTATGGAAGTGGTCTACAGAATGAGTTCCTTTATTATTTAAGAAGAAATCAATTTTCTCTTTAATTCCTTTTTCAGCTTCATCAAATGAACCTGAGTCTGTTGGAATCGCACCTGTTCTGATATCTGCAGAAAGGTAATCTGCGATTGTATAAGGAAGTACAAAATATCCATCTGCTAGACCTTGCATCAATGCAGAAGCTCCAAGTCTGTTTGCTCCGTGATCTGAGAAGTTGGCTTCCCCAATTACGAAACATCCAGGAATTGTAGACTGAAGGTTATAATCAACCCATACACCACCCATTGTATAGTGTACTGCCGGGTAAATCTTCATTGGAGTTTTATAAGGATCATCCGCTGTAATTTTTTCATACATGACGAATAAGTTCCCGTATTTTTCTTCAACCCAGCTTTTACCTAAATCGTAAAGTTGCTGATCTGTAGGATTATGAACGTGTTTTTCAATAGCCGCTTCTCTACCTTTTTTCATAATCTCTGTAGAGAAATCAAGATAAACACCTTCTTGTGTATCATTATTTTCAATTCCGAACCCAGCATCACATCTTTCCTTAGCTGCTCTTGATGCAACATCTCTAGGAACTAAGTTACCGAATGCCGGATATCTTCTTTCTAAATAATAATCTCTGTCTTCTTCTTTAATATTTTCGGGTCTTAATTTACCCTCTCTGATGGCCACTGAGTCTTCAATCTTTTTAGGAACCCAGATTCTTCCTGAGTTTCTTAATGATTCTGACATCAAAGTCAATTTAGATTGTTGTGTTCCGTGAACCGGAATACAAGTAGGGTGAATCTGCACATAACAAGGATTCGCAAAATACGCTCCTTTTTTATGGATTTTCCAGGCTGCAGAAACGTTTGAACCCATTGCGTTGGTAGAAAGGAAATATACATTCCCATATCCTCCAGATGCTATAACAACTGCATGTGCAGAATGTCTTTCAATTTCACCGGTAACAAGATTTCTTGCAATAATACCTCTCGCCTTTCCATCTACAATAACAAGATCCAACATCTCATGACGGTTGTACATTTTAATTCTACCTTTACCGATCTGGCGGCTCATTGCAGAATATGCACCTAATAATAACTGTTGACCTGTCTGTCCTTTTGCATAAAAAGTTCTTTTTACCTGAACTCCACCAAATGAACGGTTATCTAACTGACCCCCGTAATCTCTACCAAATGGAACCCCTTGAGAAACACACTGGTCTATAATATTTGCTGAAACTTCAGCCAGTCTGTATACATTTGCTTCTCTCGCTCTATAGTCACCCCCTTTGATCGTGTCATAAAATAATCTATAGGTAGAGTCACCATCACCTTGATAGTTTTTAGCAGCGTTAATACCTCCCTGAGCTGCAATAGAGTGCGCTCTTCTTGGAGAATCCTGATAACAAAAAGCTTTTACATTATATCCTTGCTCAGCCAAAGTAGCTGCAGCAGAACCTCCTGCCAAACCTGTACCTACAACAATAATATCAATCTTATCTCTGTTGTTTGGTGCAACAAGGTTCATATGGTCTTTATGATGCTTCCATTTGTCCTTAAGAGAACCAGCAGGAATTTTTGAATCTAACTTACTCATATTAGTATATTGATATTATTGAGTTATAAAATGATAAACTGCGATAAAAATAAACCCAAAAGGGATAAGGATTGAATACCAAGTTCCTATTGCTTTAATTACCGGAGTATATTTTGGATGTCTTGCTCCAATTGACTGGAAAGAAGACTGGAATCCGTGAGCCAGGTGTAATCCCAATAAAACAAATGAGATCACATATAAAGCTACTCTCCAGATATCAGCAAACTTCTCATGCAATTCCGGCCAAAAACGTTCTGCATCAGGAGCCAATACTTCTACATACTTGTAGTTTATTTCATGAATCCAGAAATCATAAAAATGAAGCGCTAAAAACGCTAATACAACAGCTCCGGAAATAATCATATTTCTAGACATCCATGAAGAATTCACAGATGCGTTGTTAGAATCATATTTAATCGGACGTGCTTTATTATTCTTAATCTCCAATACAAATCCCATAATAAAATGGAAAAGTACTGCGAAACCAAGAATAGGTTGCATTAAGAATTGAACAAAAGGATTATACCCCATAAAATCAGATGCTGTATTAAATGCATCCCGATTTATAACAGATAATAAATTTGTTGTTAAATGCAGTATAAGAAAAATCAGCAAAAACATAGCTGATAATGCCATAGCATATTTTCTACCTATCGTAGAACTCGTTAAACCTGCCATATTAAGTTTAAATTTGAATTTCTACAAAATTAGGAAATGTTAACAATATTATAAAGTGAGAAATCTCACTATTAGCCAGTTTGTAATCTTTCTAAATAAGAATGAAAAATGTAGTAAATAAAAGGAAAATTAAAAAAATTAACAATTACTTTATATCATAAATTTTGCCATTGTAAACAATCCTTTTTGCCGACTTAGCTAAACTTTTTATTTCAATGCTTTTTAATCTCCGGAATGTAGTATAAGGATTAACTATATATCTGATATTTTTCTTGTTGTCAGAATTATTTGTACTCCAAAAACACGCTCTATTGCCTTTTTTGATTAATACCCCTTTATCTTTTCCCATACTGAATATCAAAATTTCTTCCTTCACATTCTCCTTAATGTTAAAACTTATCCGGGCAATATAAAACAATAAAACTGTCATCATAAATACCAGTTTATTTTTTAAATTAAACTCAAGAATAACAAATCTTAAACGATATAGTATGATCAGTAAAATGAAAACCTCAACCAGATTTAATGGGATATTTTCAAAAAATAATATATCAAACCCTGCGAACCAGTGAATAGCCCTTAATAAAAAATCGATCGTCATGTCATAGACCGTATTGACAATATCCA is a window from the Chryseobacterium sp. T16E-39 genome containing:
- a CDS encoding succinate dehydrogenase cytochrome b subunit — encoded protein: MAGLTSSTIGRKYAMALSAMFLLIFLILHLTTNLLSVINRDAFNTASDFMGYNPFVQFLMQPILGFAVLFHFIMGFVLEIKNNKARPIKYDSNNASVNSSWMSRNMIISGAVVLAFLALHFYDFWIHEINYKYVEVLAPDAERFWPELHEKFADIWRVALYVISFVLLGLHLAHGFQSSFQSIGARHPKYTPVIKAIGTWYSILIPFGFIFIAVYHFITQ
- a CDS encoding fumarate reductase/succinate dehydrogenase flavoprotein subunit is translated as MSKLDSKIPAGSLKDKWKHHKDHMNLVAPNNRDKIDIIVVGTGLAGGSAAATLAEQGYNVKAFCYQDSPRRAHSIAAQGGINAAKNYQGDGDSTYRLFYDTIKGGDYRAREANVYRLAEVSANIIDQCVSQGVPFGRDYGGQLDNRSFGGVQVKRTFYAKGQTGQQLLLGAYSAMSRQIGKGRIKMYNRHEMLDLVIVDGKARGIIARNLVTGEIERHSAHAVVIASGGYGNVYFLSTNAMGSNVSAAWKIHKKGAYFANPCYVQIHPTCIPVHGTQQSKLTLMSESLRNSGRIWVPKKIEDSVAIREGKLRPENIKEEDRDYYLERRYPAFGNLVPRDVASRAAKERCDAGFGIENNDTQEGVYLDFSTEIMKKGREAAIEKHVHNPTDQQLYDLGKSWVEEKYGNLFVMYEKITADDPYKTPMKIYPAVHYTMGGVWVDYNLQSTIPGCFVIGEANFSDHGANRLGASALMQGLADGYFVLPYTIADYLSADIRTGAIPTDSGSFDEAEKGIKEKIDFFLNNKGTHSVDHFHKQLGNIMWNKVGMGRTPEGLREAIKEIEEVRNDFWKNVKVPGEGEGMNTELEKAFRVADFLELGQLMAIDALHRNESCGGHFREDHSTPDGEAERDDVNFKYVGAWEYQGADINHEILHKEDLIYDNIEVKTRSYK